A DNA window from Phragmites australis chromosome 11, lpPhrAust1.1, whole genome shotgun sequence contains the following coding sequences:
- the LOC133885610 gene encoding uncharacterized protein LOC133885610: MASGGRAAHKAFLLCDYTLLGAASACIFLTLSLRLVPSTCGLLLVFLHALTAVFAAAGCSGSFTDGGAGAGRAHAAHTAGAVLTAIFQGAAALLAFTRTADFLAQLRSYVREEDGQVILKLVGGLGAAIFVLEWAALALAFALRLDDGGGEEADAEYSKSWMSGYHV, encoded by the coding sequence ATGGCGAGCGGAGGGCGCGCGGCGCACAAGGCGTTCCTGCTGTGCGACTACACGCTGCTGGGGGCCGCGTCGGCCTGCATCTTCCTCACGCTCTCGCTCCGCCTCGTCCCGTCCACGTGCGGCCTGCTCCTCGTCTTCCTCCACGCGCTCACCGCCGTCTTCGCCGCCGCGGGTTGCTCGGGCTCCTTCAccgacggcggcgccggggcCGGCCGCGCGCACGCGGCGCACACCGCGGGGGCCGTCCTCACCGCCATCTTCCAGGGCGCCGCCGCGCTGCTCGCCTTCACCCGCACGGCCGACTTCCTCGCCCAGCTGCGGTCCTATGTCCGGGAAGAGGATGGCCAGGTGATCCTGAAGCTGGTGGGCGGGCTCGGCGCTGCCATCTTCGTGCTCGAGTGGGCCGCGCTCGCCCTCGCGTTCGCTCTCCGGctcgacgacggcggcggcgaggaggcggaTGCCGAGTACTCTAAGAGCTGGATGTCAGGTTACCATGTCTGA
- the LOC133884145 gene encoding uncharacterized protein LOC133884145, producing MEFFEDARSVRLKSHLGTYLCADDAEAVSHGYRRNSRGTVWAVEPAGDEYVRLQGQRGLYLGAADPATALDAATPSCRVVQGVPSTPNDSAFLWTPRRDGERGCLTLSGPLGRLLRASFGETPRDNAVTLDFEVEPEESSWVVEVVPAEQAAGPRQPPCRAQSCDARMEATTTTSDTASSAFVRFYSAKESKNKLEEPPSVEEPLHMPARRTIFHNTAREDGGVDDFDEGTWRYFTFNEQSLAALRRRLEDETKHKDFVICRRSGGALPRLFPVVLDLPPGNNEMEFVLVLVPSRGICETRTDVVYHLFLQLQMIYNGHKDVAWHRCKKDGEYFGSSALRSAFL from the exons ATGGAGTTCTTCGAGGACGCGCGGTCCGTGCGGCTTAAGAGCCACCTGGGCACGTACCTCTGCGCCGACGACGCAGAGGCCGTCTCCCACGGCTACCGCCGCAACTCCCGCGGCACAGTCTGGGCCGTGGAGCCCGCCGGCGACGAGTACGTCCGCCTACAGGGCCAGCGCGGGCTCTACCTCGGCGCCGCCGATCCCGCCACCGCGCTCGACGCGGCCACGCCCAGCTGCAGGGTCGTGCAGGGCGTGCCGTCCACGCCCAACGACAGCGCCTTCCTCTGGACGCCGCGGCGGGACGGGGAGCGGGGGTGCCTCACGCTGTCGGGGCCCCTGGGCCGCCTCCTCCGCGCCAGCTTCGGGGAGACGCCGCGGGACAACGCAGTCACGCTCGACTTCGAGGTCGAGCCGGAGGAGAGCTCCTGGGTGGTCGAGGTCGTCCCGGCGGAGCAGGCGGCGGGGCCGCGGCAGCCGCCCTGCCGCGCCCAATCCTGCGACGCTCGGATGgaagcgacgacgacgacgtcggACACCGCGTCCAGCGCCTTCGTCAGGTTCTATTCCGCCAAG GAATCAAAAAACAAGCTTGAGGAGCCGCCATCAGTTGAGGAGCCACTGCACATGCCGGCGCGGCGCACCATCTTCCACAACACGGCCAGGGAGGACGGCGGCGTGGACGACTTCGACGAGGGGACCTGGAGGTACTTCACGTTCAACGAGCAGAGCCTCGCCGCGCTGCGCCGTAGGCTCGAAGACGAGACCAAGCACAAGGATTTCGTCATCTGCCGCCGGAGCGGCGGCGCCCTGCCGAGGCTGTTCCCCGTCGTCCTGGACCTGCCGCCCGGCAACAATGAGATGGAGTTTGTCCTGGTCTTGGTGCCATCTAGAG GAATTTGTGAAACAAGGACTGATGTTGTTTACCACCTGTTTTTGCAGCTGCAAATGATCTACAATGGCCATAAGGACGTGGCCTGGCATCGTTGTAAGAAGGATGGAGAGTACTTCGGCAGTTCGGCGCTCCGCTCTGCATTTTTGTAG
- the LOC133885693 gene encoding ribosome production factor 2 homolog yields MVAAIRVPKSRRAKRELLKHAPKLVETSKKTLILHGTKTSAVLNSILSDIYHLKRDNAVKYTKKNDNIRPFESGGESSLEFFSLKTDCSLIVYGAHSKKRPNNLVLGRTYDHHIYDLVEVGVENYKSMESFVYDKKLAPKLGSKPFFAFIGEHFETAEELKHLKEVLLDLFRGEVVENLNLAGVDRIYVCTAISPTTIYMMHCALRLKRSGTSIPRMELVEVGPSMDLVVRRHRLPVESLEKEAMKTAEHAKKMKNVTKDPVHGKLGRVYMPDQEVGKMSLSNDIKGLKRERREAKKNKEHSKKQKVNPE; encoded by the exons ATGGTGGCGGCGATCAGGGTGCCCAAGAGCCGCCGCGCCAAGCGGGAGCTCCTCAAGCACGCGCCCAAGCTC GTTGAGACCAGCAAGAAGACGCTTATCCTCCATGGTACCAAGACTAGTGCTGTGTTAAACTCTATACTGTCAGATATTTACCATCTGAAGCGTGATAATGCTGTGAAGTACACCAAGAAGAATGACAACATTAGGCCTTTTGAGAGTGGTGGAGAATCTTCTCTGGAGTTTTTCTCCCTCAAGACGGACTGCAGCCTTATAGTG TATGGTGCTCATTCAAAGAAGAGACCCAACAATCTGGTGTTGGGAAGGACATATGACCACCACATATATGACCTTGTTGAAGTAGGAGTTGAGAACTACAAATCGATGGAATCTTTTGTTTATGACAAGAAGCTGGCACCAAAACTTGGATCGAAGCCTTTCTTTGCCTTTATAGGGGAACACTTTGAGACTGCTGAAGAGCTGAAGCATTTAAAAGAAGTGCTGCTTGATCTTTTCAGAGGAGAG GTTGTAGAGAATCTAAACCTTGCCGGTGTGGATCGAATCTATGTGTGCACAGCAATCTCTCCTACTACTATCTACATGATGCACTGTGCTCTTCGTCTAAAAAGGTCAGGCACATCTATTCCTAGAATGGAGCTGGTTGAAGTTGGACCTTCAATGGATCTGGTAGTTAGGAGGCACAGGCTTCCAGTTGAAAGTTTAGAGAAAGAAGCTATGAAGACTGCTGAGCATGCTAAGAAG ATGAAAAATGTCACGAAGGATCCAGTACACGGCAAGTTGGGAAGGGTGTACATGCCAGACCAGGAG GTTGGAAAGATGAGTTTATCGAATGACATAAAGGGACTGAAGAGGGAGCGCCGCGAGGCCAAGAAAAATAAGGAGCACTCAAAGAAGCAAAAGGTCAACCCTGAGTAA
- the LOC133885774 gene encoding protein SULFUR DEFICIENCY-INDUCED 1-like isoform X2 gives MASSKMRGGGGVGGEKNDLFHVVHKVPAGDSPYVRAKHLQLVEKQPDMAIVWFWKAINSGDRVDSALKDMVVVMKQQDRSEEAIEAIRSFRHLCSKQAQESLDNLLIDLYKCGKVEEQIELLKQKLKMIYLGEAFNGKATKKARSHGKKFQVSIQQETSRILGNLGWAYMQQNNYEAAELVYRKAQSIEPDANRVCNLGLCLIKQGRHEEAKQELEDVLLRRTYGSDDAKVVARAEQLLRELNPLMHVSSPFDVGLSVSEEIMERLDLVMNEWTPFRSRRLPVFEEIATFRDQITC, from the exons ATGGCTTCTTCCAAGatgagaggaggtggtggtgttggcgggGAGAAGAACGATCTGTTCCATGTCGTCCACAAGGTGCCCGCCGGCGACAGCCCGTACGTCAGGGCCAAGCACCTCCAG CTTGTGGAGAAGCAGCCGGATATGGCGATCGTGTGGTTCTGGAAGGCGATCAACTCCGGGGACAGGGTGGATAGTGCCCTGAAGGACATGGTCGTAGTGATGAAGCAGCAGGATCGCTCTGAGGAGGCGATCGAGGCCATCAGATCCTTCAGGCACCTCTGCTCCAAGCAGGCCCAGGAGTCCCTCGACAACCTCCTCATCGACCTCTACAAG TGCGGGAAAGTCGAGGAACAGATAGAGCTACTGAAACAGAAGCTGAAGATGATATACCTCGGTGAGGCCTTCAACGGGAAGGCGACAAAGAAAGCacgctcccatggcaagaagtTCCAGGTCTCCATTCAGCAGGAAACGTCTCGCATTCTG GGCAATCTTGGGTGGGCTTACATGCAGCAGAACAACTACGAAGCTGCTGAATTGGTGTACCGCAAGGCACAATCTATTGAGCCTGATGCCAACAGGGTGTGCAACCTTGGGCTCTGCCTGATTAAGCAGGGTAGACATGAGGAGGCAAAACAAGAACTCGAGGATGTCCTACTGCGCAGAACCTATGGATCAGACGATGCAAAGGTGGTTGCCCGCGCTGAGCAGCTTCTCCGTGAGCTCAACCCATTGATGCATGTTTCGTCGCCGTTTGATGTTGGCTTGAGTGTCAGTGAAGAGATCATGGAGAGACTAGACCTTGTGATGAATGAGTGGACGCCATTCAGGTCAAGGAGGCTGCCTGTATTTGAGGAGATTGCCACTTTCAGGGACCAAATAACTTGTTGA
- the LOC133885774 gene encoding protein SULFUR DEFICIENCY-INDUCED 1-like isoform X1, which produces MASSKMRGGGGVGGEKNDLFHVVHKVPAGDSPYVRAKHLQLVEKQPDMAIVWFWKAINSGDRVDSALKDMVVVMKQQDRSEEAIEAIRSFRHLCSKQAQESLDNLLIDLYKKCGKVEEQIELLKQKLKMIYLGEAFNGKATKKARSHGKKFQVSIQQETSRILGNLGWAYMQQNNYEAAELVYRKAQSIEPDANRVCNLGLCLIKQGRHEEAKQELEDVLLRRTYGSDDAKVVARAEQLLRELNPLMHVSSPFDVGLSVSEEIMERLDLVMNEWTPFRSRRLPVFEEIATFRDQITC; this is translated from the exons ATGGCTTCTTCCAAGatgagaggaggtggtggtgttggcgggGAGAAGAACGATCTGTTCCATGTCGTCCACAAGGTGCCCGCCGGCGACAGCCCGTACGTCAGGGCCAAGCACCTCCAG CTTGTGGAGAAGCAGCCGGATATGGCGATCGTGTGGTTCTGGAAGGCGATCAACTCCGGGGACAGGGTGGATAGTGCCCTGAAGGACATGGTCGTAGTGATGAAGCAGCAGGATCGCTCTGAGGAGGCGATCGAGGCCATCAGATCCTTCAGGCACCTCTGCTCCAAGCAGGCCCAGGAGTCCCTCGACAACCTCCTCATCGACCTCTACAAG AAGTGCGGGAAAGTCGAGGAACAGATAGAGCTACTGAAACAGAAGCTGAAGATGATATACCTCGGTGAGGCCTTCAACGGGAAGGCGACAAAGAAAGCacgctcccatggcaagaagtTCCAGGTCTCCATTCAGCAGGAAACGTCTCGCATTCTG GGCAATCTTGGGTGGGCTTACATGCAGCAGAACAACTACGAAGCTGCTGAATTGGTGTACCGCAAGGCACAATCTATTGAGCCTGATGCCAACAGGGTGTGCAACCTTGGGCTCTGCCTGATTAAGCAGGGTAGACATGAGGAGGCAAAACAAGAACTCGAGGATGTCCTACTGCGCAGAACCTATGGATCAGACGATGCAAAGGTGGTTGCCCGCGCTGAGCAGCTTCTCCGTGAGCTCAACCCATTGATGCATGTTTCGTCGCCGTTTGATGTTGGCTTGAGTGTCAGTGAAGAGATCATGGAGAGACTAGACCTTGTGATGAATGAGTGGACGCCATTCAGGTCAAGGAGGCTGCCTGTATTTGAGGAGATTGCCACTTTCAGGGACCAAATAACTTGTTGA
- the LOC133885829 gene encoding large ribosomal subunit protein eL38z/eL38y-like, whose product MPKQIHEIKDFLLTARRKDARSVRIKRSKDAVKFKVRCSKYLYTLCVYDTEKANKLKQSLPPGLSVQEV is encoded by the exons ATG CCGAAGCAAATCCATGAGATCAAGGACTTCCTTCTCACAGCAAGGAGGAAGGATGCCCGCTCTGTGAGGATCAAGAGGAGCAAGGATGCTGTCAAGTTCAAGGTTCGCTGCTCCAAGTACCTCTACACTCTGTGTGTCTACGACACTGAGAAGGCTAACAAGCTGAAGCAGTCTCTACCCCCTG GCTTGAGCGTGCAGGAGGTTTGA